The DNA sequence NNNNNNNNNNNNNNNNNNNNNNNNNNNNNNNNNNNNNNNNNNNNNNNNNNNNNNNNNNNNNNNNNNNNNNNNNNNNNNNNNNNNNNNNNNNNNNNNNNNNNNNNNNNNNNNNNNNNNNNNNNNNNNNNNNNNNNNNNNNNNNNNNNNNNNNNNNNNNNNNNNNNNNNNNNNNNNNNNNNNNNNNNNNNNNNNNNNNNNNNNNNNNNNNNNNNNNNNNNNNNNNNNNNNNNNNNNNNNNNNNNNNNNNNNNNNNNNNNNNNNNNNNNNNNNNNNNNNNNNNNNNNNNNNNNNNNNNNNNNNNNNNNNNNNNNNNNNNNNNNNNNNNNNNNNNNNcttgtaagatctcccacatggcacattcaaaaagaccgttaaaattctcgagggtaatattctcagacatctttttcttttttaatatagaaaaaaatttacctgtaatgactggtttctgccagaggtggcggaagagtccacttgagtccacatggaggtccggtctgaaacaactcaaaaccgaaatctatcgttctggctgaggatttatgaagttacaccaagtctgccgctgaggTGGTCTGTGCAGGCAAGGGAGCCCCAGAGCACTAGCAGCGAGAGAGCGTGCCCGCTTGCGCTCGGGGTAGGGTGTGGGTTTGACGGGCACTGGCAGCTAATGAGCTGCCCAATACTGGACGCCGGAGTGCACTGGGCCGGGGAGCGCGCACAGGGAGTCacgagcagagtcggcgggtaCGGAACACTTCCCTCCagcgaccaatctcgctcgcaaaggctgcactaggttcccccttGCAACGAGGTGGCTGAAACCGGAACCCGCGGGGCTGCTGAGGCCagcgcccgggtcctggtgcAGGTGcggggaaaatctgccacaacgttggagcaccaagtgaaggcggattgaattaatacaggccaattggtataagataacaccactttaataaaaaacacactcacgcaaccgaagttcccgcgatgcccagaaacaggaaacaggaagaagaggtcaCCAGCGTCTGTCCAccccaatttatatacatttgccctaggccgtcccgcccccaaagggcgggctctctctacactagAGTGTTGACCCATTGTTGaatactcttgcagagaacactcttcagttcccagcacccatatggcagtttaTAACTGCCTGTAAGTTCACTTCTGGGGATTCATATGACTCCTTTGGACCCTCACCAGcacagcacacacgtggtgcacacacacaccggacagcacacacgtggtgcatacacacactcgcaggcaaaacacccatgcacaggaaacaaaaaataaaccaattttcaaaatatttgagtTATATATACTAGGCAATCAACCCCTTCTTTGCAGCACATGGACATCCTTGCTGTTAGCCTTGTTCATTTGTGTTATTGTTTCCTCAGCGGCAGACTGTTTCACAGAATATATGCAAGAGAAATGAGTTCATAAGAGATCAGTGTTTGTTTTCTATAACAATGTTGCAGTTTAATAATtgtttaataaatgctttttcttgtttcagtGTTTGTGCAGAATAAACTCTGAAAGAATTTGTAGtcctttttttattggatttaaaaaaataccaatccaaattcccactcccttccctcctcccattccctcctcacatcctcctaccccaccccctctaatcctaagagaggttAAGGCACTTTGCATTGTgcaaagtccaaggccctctctactacatctaggctgagcagtgtacacatccaaagagaataggatccccaaaagccagtccatgcagtagagataaatcccagtgccacttcCAGTGGCCTCTCAGTTTGCCCCAGAcatacaactgtcagccacattcagatggagtagtttggtcctatgcttgtttcttcccagtccagctgatgaACTGATGagatggttttgacctctttgatcatattctcattccttctactcttccacTGGAtctttggagctcagtccagtgctctgttgTGGGTCTCCACCTCTGTTTTCATCGGTTGTGGGAAGAAGtttctatagtgacatttaagataatcatcagtctgactacagggcaaggccagtttgggcaccttctcctctattgcttagggtcttagcaggggtcatccttgtggattcctgggaatttttctagagtcaggtttcttacTAACTCCACAATGgtttcctcaatcaagatatctcttttcttgctctcaaatctgtccttcctccctcttgactatcccatttcctcatgttctcctcaaccctcctcttttcccctccttttctccttctccccttctcccctacattctactccccacccccatgctcccaattttgtcaggagatcttgtcagtttccaatttccaggtgggtctatgtatgtttttctttgggttcaccttattacttagcttctctaggatcatgaactataggctcaatgtcctttgtttatagctagcatccacctgtgagtgagtacataccatatttatttttttgtgcctTGGGTTATCTCACTGAGAATAGTGTTGTCTAATTCCATCCATTGGAATTAGAAAATACTCAGGGCACTGCTCATATCAGTGAAGACAGGACTCCAGAGACACACttaatttgtctcttttttaCTTATTGTGGAGATATAGATCTTTCAAAGGATCCCTTGGGATGGAAACAGGTGAGTGGGTCTTGTGTTTGTCCAGCAAAGATGCTATTGTCCTGGAATGTGGCACTATTGTCACCAGTGGTGTGATGCGTTGATTCATACTCTGAGCATAGACAAAATAAAGGACCGGGGAAATGGAAACCAAGAGCTGTAGAAGTGGCTACTGGAGCTATGAAGACTTTCTAATGCACTAAATGGGTCTCTTGGATTAGTGGGAAATTACCTGCTCTGTTCTGGAAGTTTCCTAATATCACGACTAGGGGCAGGGCAATCCGAGAAGAGAACTTCCTCTGTTGTGGCAATGTAGAGATGGGTGAGTGGTAAGATGGCTTCTTGTAGCATCTTCCTTCTAcaactcccctccccatccccgaTGGAGCGGGAGTACCTGGGctacaaggtcagcctggatcTCCTGGTCAGCATCCTCCTTAGAGCTGCCTTCACGTCTTTGtttctcaggctgtagatgaGGGGGTTTAGCAGCGGAGTCACCACACTGTACTGCAAAGACAGCACTAACTCCAGGGTTGAGCCGGATGCTGGAGTCATGTACCTTGGGAGGAATTACACAAAGGAACAAAGTGAACTCAGGATGAGGATGGCAACACTGTTGGCAGCCATGGGCCATCCAGTCTTGCCGAGTGCACAATACACTTCAGGGTCAAGTGGACTGTCACCATGGCAGCTTCTAGAAATGACTGATCGCTGGGAAGTCAATCGTTTCTGTCTTCCAATGCTTCCAAGCGTGAGCGAACTCACAGAAAGGAACTCTCCCGTGAGAATGAGTTCTTTTGTGGGTTGAGCTTAGGACAGGGCTAATGTATTTCCATAGCATTTCCCTCTAGAGAGCATCTTGGCTAACAATCATGATAGTATCATTACCCTTTCTCTAAACTCACAACAATTCAGACACACTAAGTTCTCATTTAGAGATGATTATTTTTTGCAAAACCGTGTGTCTAGTTCACAATACTGCCATTGCTTCACACACGTATGGCTCTGAGGACTACTCTCAAAACTATATGAAATTATTAATAATCattattactaattattatatgtgtgtgaatgtttgcatgtatgtgtggatgtgtacCATATACATGTATGGTCCtcatgcaggtcagaagagggtccctggtcctctggaactggaattatggatggttgtaaacaTTCATgctgtgctgagaactgaacctgatcctttgcaagagtagcaagtaatCCTAAAAGCTCAGCAGTCTCTCCTTATCAAACACATtattttggtgttgttttgtttctgtttgtgagacaggatttctctgtatagctatGGAGTCTGTCTTgtcacttgctctgtagaacaggttggccttaaactcaaagatatccacttgcctctgcctcctgagtgctgagaataaaggtgtttgccaccaccagTTGGGACTACACATTATTTTGGtggagcaattttttttttctcattaaacttGTTTTAATGGGTCTCAAAATTCTGTGACAGAGTTTTGGTCAAGTTGTTTCCATTAAAAAGTACTGATTTTGAAAACTAATAACTTAAAActgccacacacaaaaaaatggtcCACAAaacattctcctttccttctgaagGTTTTACGATGCATTGTTATCATTAACCAGTCTTTTACTATTAAATTTAAATGGCCAATTGAGACAAACACTTCTGAGACCGTTCTTGGTGGAGcaattttttaagtaatatttttctttggctGGAAAAGGAGCCAAAATTGGTGAATAAAATGAGATATAGAAATGGGTTCAGCACcacacatgattttaaaatattaaaattaaattattaggCATATCTTAAGTATCCCCAGGATTATTtcccaaagaaaaattattacttTATCAATGGCATTATGTTCACTGGTTTCAAGTGCAACATATCCAGAATGTTCCTTAGGGACTCTGCTTGATTTGATTTAAGGAGTTATTTAGGTgccgggaagatggctcaggggctaagaaTGTTGATGCTTTAATAGAGGACTGCAGTTTAGTTCACAGCATGCATGGCAGACAGCTTGTGACCACAGGTacctctagctccagaggatccggCGCCCTTGTGTGGCCTCGAcagcacctgtacacacacatacacacacacacacacaatcacacacacacaatcacacacacacacaatcacacacacatacacatacacacacacacacatacacacatacacacacacacacacacacacacacacacacacacacaaatggagactgcacttttgtttcctggcaatgcagacctgaataaccacacaaaactatattagttataacACTGTTTTCCCATGGCTCCTAGGTAGTTCTTATACCTtcaattaagccatttctattaatctgtgtattatcacAGGGCTGTCACATATAGGTAtggttctgacatctttctcctttagcagctacattgTGTCTGCCTGACACCATCTTCTTTTCCCTGCATTCAGATTGGTTTActtgcctagctatattctgccctgccataggccaaagtagcttctttattagccaatggtgatgaaacatgttcacagcatacagagggtaatcccacctctctctctctgtctctctctgtctctgtctgtctgtctgtctgtctgtctgtatctctctctgtctgtctctctctgtctctgtctctgtctctgtctcacacacacacacacacacacacacaatcttttgaGAAAAGGTATTCATCTAACTAATCATCTACTTTCCTAACATTTCTGTGAAATCAGCAGGGTAAATCTTATTGTCCTTTATGGTACATGAGACAACTGAGAAAAAGGGAGGTACAGTTACCCAGTCACAGGTGAGCCTTTCAAAAACCAAGCAGCTAGTCCACAGCAGACTGGACTGGGGCTCAATCCTGAGGAATTCCAGGATGGAATTTAAGGATGATTCTTTCCTGCCACACTGCATGCTCATGTAGACATAGGGAAGTTAGGGAACAAATGCATGGCCTCTATGCTAAGGGACTGCTGTGTGACACACCTGGATACTCCTGACCCATAAAAGATGGTGACCACAAGGAAATGGGATGAGCACGAAGAGAAGATCTTGCTCCGACCCTTGGCTGAGTTGATGCCCAGGGCTGTCATGATGATACGGCTATAGGATCCCAGCAGAAGGACAAGAGAACCAAGACCTAAGATCACCATGGTTGTCAGGATGGAGACGACAGTAGTGTGGGGGTCAGAACAGACCAACAAGAGCACTGGGGGGACCTCACAGGCAAAGCTGCAGATGAGGTTTGGGCCACAGAAGTGTTCTTGAGATAGCAGGAAGGTGTTAACCAGGCTAGCACTGATTCCTAAGACCCACGACATGATCACCAGCCCAGAGCACACTCTTTCATTCATAGTGACCACATACATCAGTGGGTGACACACAGCCTGGAAGCGGTCGTAGGCCATCGCAGAAAGGAGGCAGGCTTCAGTGGCTGCAGAAAATATGACCAGGGAGATCTGAATAAAACACCCAAGGAAGGAAATAGTCTTCCACTCAGAAATAAGGTTCCTCAGCAACTTAGGCACAATGACGGAGGAGTAGAAAGCATCTATGAAGGAGAGCTGTctcaggaagaagtacatgggggtaTGAAGGTGGGGATCCCAGCCTATCACCAGCAGCATCAGCAGGTTTCCTGTAAGTATCAACAGGTAAGTCACCAAGAACAGGGCAAAGAGCAGCCCCTGAGTCCGAGGGTTGCTGGTCAGTCCCAGAAGCACAAATTCAGTGACATTCCTATCTTCCATGGTGCATTCAGCATCCCATCAGGGACGAAACCGAAAAGATGAGCTATGCAGCTCCGGAATGGCTGACTCAGGAGGGATTACGTGGCAGAGACTTTCTGCTGTGTTAGATCACCAGCACCTCCTAGCTCAGGGCAGTGACCTCCTAGGCAGAGTGGAGGTGTGTGGGCAGCATGTGGAGGATGAGAActagaaaaggagggaaggagaaacgGGATtagagaagaacaaagaagggaagaaagccaAGGACATTCCTCAGGACTCTGAGAGGTCTTATGTTCTACTTCCAAAGGGCGTAAAGCTCAACCTGCAGGACTCACAGCCTGTCACAGCGAGTCAGCAGTCAACATTTTGGCTGGCCATCTGCACAACAGACTATAAGGATGTCTGAATAATTGGGAGAAGTGTTGCAACACCCCATGCTGGTGCAGTCCTTTCTCTGTCCTCATAAGTTTCTAAGTCacttgaatttttcatttaaaacagtCAGTaggagccagatggtggtggcgcacatctttagtcccagcagtcaggaggcagaggcaggggatctctgtgagttcgaggctaatcttgtctacaagagctagttccaggagaggcaccaaagctacagagaaaccttgtctcgagaaacaaaacataacagaacaaaaaaaattcaggagGGTAGTCAGATGTCTTAGTGAGTTAAGGTGCTGCCACAAGGCTGATGGTCCCAGTTCTgtcccaggaactcacagagcagaaggatggaaggagagcatTGACTCCTGCATACTGTCCTCCAaatccacagacacacagtgcCACACACGACCATCAGCCTATAGATGTAAAACAATCTGGGAAACCAAATGGTTTCCAAGATccatttcctttttgtctttctaaGAATGATGAAGTGAAATGATTTGAGTTTTGGGGGTGTGTATATAGAAAGTCCTTGTCCCTTTTTATGCTAGTAGCccaagcaatggtggcacaaagtttCATGGACACTTGTCATGAAGTGAGGACAATGCCCTCTGCTTTCACTGCATTCTCCAGATTTACACAAGAGTCCACAGGGACCCGAGAATCTTTGAACTGAATGTGGATAAAGCAATATCAAACTTATATCACCCAACACCTGAACATTACAGATCTTGTCCCCAAAAGGAGGAGGGATAAAGGATAGTTGGTAGAATGGACAGTTACAGGGTTTAGTTTTAGACCAGAGGGACGTAAGGAGGTTGTCTCTCTTCTCAAAGGATACCTAGAATGTTCTTAAACAAAGATCTGATCATGAGTATCATGGTCATGGGTTCCAAGAGTGGGCAGTTTGGGGAGAAGATGAATTTAAATAAGAGTTATCCTTACCTGGATTCCAAAGCAGAAACCAGACGTGCTTGCTTAGTGGAGAATGCCAGAGAACATCCTCTCCAACACTGAACAAAAGCTACGGTTGGACTTAGTTTCTGTAGGCTTCCCTTGACTTGGTCCTAGGGGATAGAGGCGAGGGACTTCTGGGCACTGAGCTCTTTCAATTTTGGTTGAGTCTTAGTTGGTTATcagcctttaatggctgaacaGTCTCTCTAGCCCACAAGAGACTTCTGAATAAGAATTCATCTCCATAGTCTTTATGTCCAAGGGGAAGGGTAGTTTTCCAAAATTCTTCTTTACAAATAACAATGGCCATTGGGACTCTGAGTCAACTTTAGCCCTGAGAGAGGGAAAGGGTTCCCTGGGGACCTTCAGCTGGTCTTCTGCGGTTCTGAGTGGGGCCTCTGTGTTGACTCTTTGTGATACTCTTATTTTAGTGGGTTACATCATACAAGAGGGCCCTGAGGTGGCCAATAATCCATTTTTAGTTCTATTATTATGTAACTATATCTCTGATATATCAGTAGGTTATAGGCATATTTATTGTACAATGCTCAAAATtctgagaaacaaacacataACCCCTTTTCCTCCAACTTTGCCAAGCTCTGCCTACTATCTGCTATGCCTCGTCTCCTAGGCTCCTTCTCCAGAAATGCATCCCCATTAACTAGAATGTCAGGTGTTGTTCAGATACCTCCACAATCTAATAAAGTGTTAGGCTGGAAAAAGAACTGTGAAAAATTCTCTACAGTATATTCCTTTCACTAAACACATATGCAACTTAACTTACTCTAGAATGAAGGTTAAAAACCCCAGTCATGACCTCTTATTCTTGAATCATtgttacacacatgtacacacacacacacacacacactcacatgcacaaacacacacattcataaagaAGACCAGGGGAATTTATTTAATGTTgctcatatatatgtgtttaaGGTTTATTGCTTAGGCCTGGATCACCTATGAGGGCCTCATCCCTGAGCAGACTGATTATCTCTCTCAGCCGTCATTCATTTCTTGGGGTTCTTCATTCAGGAGCGGGCTCTTGATTTTCCTTGTTGACACTGGCATGTCGATTGTCctgttcttggttttgtttaggtgaccatattgttgagattccATGGGCACAGCTTCCCTGTCACTCACAGGAGATACTGTCTTGCAGCAGATGCATTGGTCTTCCCTGCTtctacaatctttccacctctccATCAGAGATGGTCCCCGAGCCTTCAGTGTAGGGGTGTGTTGCAGAAGTATCAGCTGGTGTAGGGCACACCATGATCAGTGTTCTGTATCCTACAACctgttgtggatttctgtaaaaGTCTGTGTTTCAGAATGAAGCTTCTTTATGAATTCAGGAAGTGGGAGAATGGAAGGGGTTGAAGGGAGCCAATGATGTAAAAACAGCTGTCCATCAGGGGGAAATGGTGTGAATCAGGCACTCTaggagggggaaatggtgtgaaCACACACTCCAGAAGGCGGAAATGGTGTAAACACAGCAATCcaggagggggaaatgatgtgaatACAGCATTCCAGGAGTGGAAATTTTGTGTATATAGCACTCCAGGAGGGGAAAATGGTGTGAACACAGCACTCTAACAGGGCAAAATGGTGTAAATACAGCAATCTAGAAGGCAGAAATGGTGTGAACAAGGCAATCCAGGAGGGGGGAATGGTGTGAATACAGCACAGGAGTGGAAATGGTGTGAATACAGcattcccacaagttgttctgCTCTCCACATATGCAACATGGCACGCAAACACACCTCATacctacaaaataaatatataaaatgcaataatacattttaaaaacaaaaaaaaatggtacatacctttaatcacgACATTTGGTAGGTAGAGCCAGGAGGAGCtccaagttttaggccagcctggtctacagagtgagttccaggattgctagggctatgcagagaaactctgtcttaaaaaaccaaaaccaaaccacaataaaacacaaactaaaacaaaaaaagaaagaaaaaataattgagaatttcatactctCATTCCAATTTCTTCCTTATTCCCCCCACcatactttatatatgtatatattaaaagagaatagtaatatttatatatatataaatgcatatacatatataaaatatgtgtgtatatatcagtCTAAAATAGGACCTCTTTATAACATAAAATCTATGtaggctgttctagaacttgcactgtagaccagattggctgcaaactcagagagatctgtctacctctgccttccaagtttcaggattaaagatgtgcgcctcCAAGGCCAGcatattttttagaatttcatatggGTACCATATTTACACAATTTCTTCTCTCACTCTGTACCACCacatctttgctttttcttttacattttaccttttctttttacatttaccaatgtgtatttcctttttctgttcagGTTGATGTTGAAAATTTCCAAGTATTTATTTAAGTTTCTAATTGTTAGCATACGATGCTTTTAACAATATGATTTATTGTATTCAAATATTGCACGtatatttccttatgtgtctGGGTCCATGTGAGTGCCTGGCAGGAAAGTGCAGGcgatggagttcagaagagggcatcagatgtaGTTACAGGGGGCTGGGAATTGCCTGATATGGGAATCTGACTCGGGCCTCTGGAAGAGTTGGAAGTAGTCTTAGCCGATAAACTCTCCAGTCCCTAACTGGTTATGCTTACAAATTTGTGTTTTTACCTTGTATCTATTTATTTCCTACTCAGCCTCACCAAATATCACTTCCATGGATCTGTCCCTCTAATCTCCCCAtatggagaagaggagaaaggctcCAGTCGCCCTGTAGAGGGTTTCCCTTCCCCAAAGAGTTCTGTATATACAAAGTTACTAGAGTGTTGACTGGAGTGAAGAGCCTgctcttcagttcccagcacccatatggcagtttaTAGCTGCCTGtaagttcagttccagggaatcataTGATTCCTTTGGACCCTCACCGGCACAGCACACacgtgatgcacacacacacccgcaggcaaaacacctatgtaTGTGAAGTAAAAAGTAAaccaattttcaaaatatttgagtTATATAATACTAGTCAATCAACCCCTTCTTTGGAGCACATGGGCATCCTGACTGTTACCTTGTTCATTTGTGTTATTGTTTCTTCCACTGCAGACTGTTTCACAGAGTAGATGCAAGAGAAATGAGTTCATTAGCAATCAGTGTTTGTTTTCAATAACAATGTTGCAGTTTAATAACTGTTTAATagatgctttttcttgtttcaatATTTGTGCAGAATAAACTCTGGAAGAATTTGTAGTTCTAAAGACGAACAACCCTTCTCCccccaaaaatccaaaaaacaaataccagagaaacatcaccaaaTTGCCTACTAAAAAGGTACATTTTCTGTTTCACTTCTTTGGATCTTTCCAAATATGTATGATgtgaaaataaattctaaaggtggaaagagga is a window from the Microtus ochrogaster isolate Prairie Vole_2 chromosome 15, MicOch1.0, whole genome shotgun sequence genome containing:
- the LOC101980798 gene encoding olfactory receptor 8S1-like, with the translated sequence MEDRNVTEFVLLGLTSNPRTQGLLFALFLVTYLLILTGNLLMLLVIGWDPHLHTPMYFFLRQLSFIDAFYSSVIVPKLLRNLISEWKTISFLGCFIQISLVIFSAATEACLLSAMAYDRFQAVCHPLMYVVTMNERVCSGLVIMSWVLGISASLVNTFLLSQEHFCGPNLICSFACEVPPVLLLVCSDPHTTVVSILTTMVILGLGSLVLLLGSYSRIIMTALGINSAKGRSKIFSSCSSHFLVVTIFYGSGVSRYMTPASGSTLELVLSLQYSVVTPLLNPLIYSLRNKDVKAALRRMLTRRSRLTL